Sequence from the Hamadaea flava genome:
TGCTGATCACGACCGAGGGCGTCGAGGTCACCGACTTCGAGGGCAAGCCTGCCGAGGCCCGTCCGTACCACGTGGACTGGGACGCGCGTGCCGCCGAGAAGGGCGGGCACGACTGGTTCATGGAGAAGGAGATCCTGGAGCAGCCGCAGGCGGTTCACGACACCCTGCTCGGCCGGCTCAGCGAGACGGGCAGCATCCTGCTCGACGAGGTACGCCTCACCGACCAGGACCTCCGGGACGTCGACAAGATCTTCGTGGTCGCCTGCGGGACGGCGTACCACGCCGGAATGGTCGCCAAATACGCGATCGAGCACTGGACGCGGATCCCCTGCGAGGTCGAGCTGGCCAGCGAGTTCCGCTACCGCGACCCGGTGCTCGACCGGTCGACCCTGGTCATCGCCATCTCGCAGTCCGGCGAGACGATGGACACGCTGATGGCGCTGCGCCACGCCAAGGAGCAGAAAGCGCGCGTACTGGCGATCTGCAACACCAACGGCTCGACCATCCCCCGGGAGTCCGACGCCGTCCTCTACACGCACGGCGGCCCGGAGATCGCCGTCGCCTCCACGAAGGCGTTCCTCACCCAGCTCGCCGCCTGCTACCTGGTCGGCCTCCACCTGGCCCAGGTCCGGGGGATCAAGTACGCCGACGAGGTCGCCTCGGTCGTCGAGCAGCTCCGGGCGATGCCGGAGGCGATCGCGACCGTCCTGGCCGACCTCGACGGGATGAGGACGCTGGCCCGCGACCTCAGTACGCGCAACACCGTCCTGTTCATCGGCCGCCACGTCGGTTATCCGGTGGCGTTGGAGGGCGCGCTGAAGCTCAAGGAGCTGGCCTACATGCACGCCGAGGGATTCGCCGCCGGTGAGCTGAAGCACGGCCCGATCGCGCTGATCGACGAGGGCACTCCGGTCGTCTGCGTCGTGCCGAGCCCGGCCGGGCGGGGCGTCCTGCACGACAAGATCGTCTCCAACATCCAGGAGGTGCGGGCGCGGGGCGCGCGGACCATCGTGATCGCCGAGGAGGGGGACGACGCCGTCGTGCCCTACGCCGACCACGTGATCCGCGTCCCGCGTACGCCGACGCTGCTGGCCCCGTTCGTGACGACGGTGCCGTTGCAGGTCCTCGCCTGCGAGATCGCGACCGCCCGGGGTCACGACGTCGACCAGCCGCGGAACCTGGCGAAGTCGGTGACGGTGGAGTGACCCGGTCAGGATTCCGGCGGCGGCGGTGAGCTGACCTCGGATTCCCGTCCCGCGGCGATCCGGCCGACGTTGTCCAGCGCCGGATTGCCGCGATCCCAGTACGCCAGGTGGGCCGAGATCGGGTTGGCGTTGTCGGCCGCCTCGAAGACGCGCCCGCCGAACCGGTCGTCCGCCGGGTTGTGCCCATGCCAGAGGTCCGGCATCGGATCACCCATGTAGCGCGGCCAGACCTGCTCCACCCAGAACTGCCGGATCGACGGCGCGGCCAGCCCGACGATGTCGTTGTCCGCGCTGGCCGCCCACACCATCGCCGGATCCACGTGCAGGTCGGCCGCATGCTCGACGCCGACGCCGGGTGCGCCGAGGAAGACCAGGTCGTCGGCGCGCAGGCCGAGGTCGCGTACGGTCTCGCCGACGACCAGCGCGCCGTAGGAGTGCCCCACGACGCTCTGCTCGCCGAGGTCGCCCTGGTGGGTCGCGGCCAGCCCGTCCTGGAAGTCGTGGAGGGCCGCGCGGGCGTCGTGGGCGGCGTCGGCCGAAGCCCCCTCGAACAGGGAGTTCGGCGTGTCATAGCCCAGCCACAGGATGGCCGCCGTCGACGCCGACGGGTCCGCTGTCGTCGCCGCCTCGGCCATCGCGGCCGTCCGATCGAGGGACGTGCCCAGCTGGCCGTCGAGGCGTACGCCCATGCCGGGCACGTAGGTCAGCACGTTCTTCGAACGGTCGGGGTCGCCGAGGGCCACGATTGCGCGGCCGTCGCCCGTCGTGTCCAACCCCAACAGGTACGCACCCGGGCGGGCGAGCCGGTCGGCGAGCGTGGCGAGCCCGGCGAGCGTCCGCTCGACCCGGTCGCGTTCCCGGGCGGCGTGCCGGTCGCCGGCCAGGCTCGCCAGCAGGGCGCTGAGCCGCTCCCGTTCCCGGCGCAGCACCTCCCGGTTCGCCCGGTCCCGGTCGGCCGCCGGTACGCCGTCCAACCCGCCGATCCGCTCCGGCGACTGAAGCAGCAGCAGCTCCCGTTGGGTCCTGCTGAGCCCGCGCCACCATTCGCGGACGGCCACGGGACCGGCGGGCGGGCACGGCGGGCTCATCGACGCGGTCAGCTGCGCCAACGCGGCCGCCGTACGCTCATCGGACTGCCGCGCGGCGTGCACCGCGAGCGCCGCTGCCTCCGGCGTACGCGCTGCCAGCAATGCCCGGCGAGCGGCGGCCACCCGGTCGGCGTGCTCCGCCAGCAGTCGCTCGGTTCGCTCGATCGGCACTCGGCAGGCGGCGGTCAGTTCCCGGAGATCCGCGACGGCCACGGTGGCCGCGTCGGCCGCCGTTCCGCGCCAGTCCTGCCGGAGCCCGGCCGCAGCCGTGTCGAACTCCGCGACCCGCTCCTCGACCTGCTGCGCCAGCCGCCGGAAGGCGGTCGCCCCGGCGTGCCAGGCCTCGACGTCGGCCGCGCAGAGTTGTGCGTACCCGATGATCATGAGTGATCCGCGGAGCGATAGTTGGCCGCGCAGGCCCGGACCGACTCACCGGTGTGGACGGTCCGTTCGCCGACCGCCCGCAGCACCCCGGCGAGCGTGTTCTCCCAGGTGGACAGCGCGGCCGCAGCCGACCACCCGGCTGGCGCCGTGACCGGCTGCGATCGTGTCAGCGCGGTTCCGGTGTCGGCGAGCCGGTCGGACCACTGGCCGAGCCGGTCGATGTGGACTTCGAACTCCATGGGTCACCTCCCTGAGTTAACTGCCGCCGATGCTGACCGGTGCCGGGAGCGGCCTCAAGCACCTGTGGACAACGGCCCGGGACCGATCGAAGTGGTCGTCCACAGGGCTTGTGCGGCCGGTAGGGTTTGCCCTGTGATCGTGTCGGTCGGCAATGACGTTGTGCTCGTCGAGCGCTTCCGCGCCGCACTCGAGCGCACCCCGCATCTCGCGCAGCGAGTGTTCACCGAGGCCGAGCGCATCACCCGGTCCGGCCACGAGCGGTCGGCGGAATCGCTCGCGGCCCGGTTCGCGGCGAAGGAAGCGGTCGCCAAGGCCCTCGGCGCGCCGCAGGGACTGCACTGGCACGACTGTGAGGTGGCCGTGGACGAGGCGGGCCGGCCCTGGCTGGTGGTCTCGGGCACGGTGGCGCAAGCCGCGGCCGGTCTCGGCATTCAGCGGTGGCATCTGTCGCTGTCGCACGACGGCGGCATCGCATCGGCGGTGGTCATCGCCGAACGAGACGCGTAGGGGCGGGCATGAGAGCGGCGTGGCGGGTGGCTGACGTGCGGGCGGCCGAGAAGGCCCTGATGGCGACGCTGCCCCCGGGCACCCTCATGGCGCGGGCCGCCGCCGGGCTGGCCCGGCGCTGCGCGATCACGCTGCGCTCGCGGGGCCGGCTCTACGGCTCGCGGGTCCTGTTGCTGGTCGGCACCGGCGACAACGGCGGCGACGCCTTGTACGCGGGCGCGACGCTCGCCGGTCAAGGAGTGGCGGTCTCGGCCTGGCTGACCGACGCCCGCCGGGCCCATGTCGGCGGGCTGCAGACGTTCCTCGCCGCCGGCGGCCGGGTCGTCACGGAGTGGCCGTCCGAGGTGGACCTCGTCGTCGACGGGATGCTCGGCATCGGCGCCACCGGCGCACTGCGCGGCGCGGCGCTCGACGCGGCGACCCGGCTCGCCGGCACGACCGCGCCGGTGATCGCGGTCGACGTCCCGTCCGGTGTCGCGGTGGACACCGGCGACCTGCCCGGTCCCGCCGTACGCGCGGACGTGACGGTCACCTTCGGCGTCCTCAAACCGGCGCTCGTCGTCGGACCGGCCGCCCCGCTCGCCGGGCAGGTGGAGCTGGTCGACCTCGGCCTGACCATGACCGCCGCCCCGGCGGTACGCCTGGCCGAGCAGGCGGACATCGAGAAGTGGTGGCCGCACCCTGACTCCGAGTCGGACAAATACAGCCGCGGCGTGGTCGGGCTGGCCACGGGGTCGGCGAGCTATCCGGGCGCGGCGCTGCTGTCCACCGCCGGAGCGCTCGCCGGGCCGACCGGCATGGTCCGGTACGCCGGCTCCGCCCACTCGATCGTGGCCACCCTGCACCCGTCGGTCGTCGTGGCGCCCCGCGTCTCGGACGCCGGCCGCGTCCAGGCCTGGGTCTGCGGCAGTGGGCTGTCCACCGACCAGCGGGCCCGCGAGGAACTGCGAGCGGTGCTCGCGGCTCCCCTCCCGGCGGTCCTCGACGCGGACGCGATCACGATGCTGGTCGACGGCACCCACGCGAACGAGCTGCGTGCCCGAACCGCGCCGACCGTGCTCACCCCGCACGACGGGGAGTTCAAGCGGCTGGCCGGCAGCGCGCCGGGGGAGGACCGGGTCGGCTCGGCACTCACCCTGGCCGCCTGGACGCGGTCGGTCGTGCTGCTCAAAGGCGACCGGACGATCGTCGCCAGCCCCGACGGCGAGTCCTGGGTCAACCCGACCGGCACCCCGTCCCTGGCGACGGCGGGCTCGGGCGACGTGCTCGGCGGACTGCTCGGATCACTGCTCGCCGCCGGTCTCACCCCCGTACGCGCTGCCGTCGCGGCCGCCTATCTGCACGGGCTCGCCGGGCGGGCGGCCGCCGAATCCGGCTCGGTGACCAGCGCAGACATCGCCACCGCCCTCCGCACGGTGGTGCCTCGCTGACCCCGGCAGGGTGCAGATCACGGTTGTGCATGCCATCCTGACCCAAGATCACGTGCGTATCCATGATCCGCAGGACTCGGAAGCGACCCGTACCAGCCGGTAGGGTGGAAGTATGTGGCAGGCGGAAGCGGTCGTCGATCTCGCGGCCATCCGGGCCAACGTCGAGCTGCTCAAGGCGAAGACGTCGGCCGAGGTGATGGCGGTCGTGAAGGCCGACGGCTACGGCCACGGCGCGGTGCACAGCGCGCGGGCCGCCCTCGCCGGCGGGGCCACCTGGCTGGGCGTACGCAGTCTGCCCGAGGCACTCGAACTCCGGGCGGCGGGGTTGACCGCGCCGATCCTGGCCTGGCTGCTGCCGCCGGGGACGCCACTGCGGGAGGGCGTACTGGCGGACGTGGATCTGAGCGTGTCCAGTGTCGGTCAGCTGGCTGAGCTGGCCGACGAGGTGCGCCGGATCGATCGGGTGGCCCGTGTCCACCTCAAGATCGACACGGGGCTCCATCGGAACGGCGCCCCACCTGACGTCTGGCCCAAGCTCGTCGAGGCCGCCGCGCAGGCGCAGGCGGACGGCGTACTGGAGATCGTCGGGGTGTGGAGCCATCTGGCCTGCGCCGATGAGCTGGGTGATCCGTCGATCGACCGGCAGCTCCAGGTCTTCCACGACGCGCTGGCGACCGCCGAACTCGCGGGCGTCGCGCCCCGGCTCCGGCACATCGCCAACTCGGCCGCCACGCTGACCCGCCCCGACACCCACTTCGACCTGGTCCGCCCGGGGGTCGCGGTCTACGGGCTGTCGCCCATCGCCGGCGAGACCTTCGGCCTGCGCCCCGCGATGACGGTCCGCGCGCCGATCGCGCTGGTCAAGCGGGTCCCGGCGGGCGAGGGCGTGTCGTACGGCCATACCTACGTCACGGCCCGCGAGACCACGCTCTGCCTCATTCCCATCGGGTACGCCGACGGCGTGCCCCGGCACGCGAGCAGTAGCGGGCCCGTATGGGTGAACGGACGGCGCTTCGAGATCGCCGGGCGGGTGTGCATGGACCAGTTCGTGCTGGACTGCGACGACGCCCTGGTCACCGCCGGGGACGAGGCGATCCTGTTCGGGCCGGGCGACGACGGCGAGCCGACGGCCGACGACTGGGCCGCCACCGTGGGCACGATCAACTACGAGATCGTGACCCGGTTCGGGCGGTCCGGCGTACCGCGTAGGTATCGGGGCTGACGATGGCGCGATGGGGCATCGTCGGAGCGTTGGCGGGGGTGGCGGCGGCCGGTGTGGCCGCTGGAGTGGCGGCGGAGCGTGCCTTGGTGGGCCGAACACGGAAGAACTCCGAAGACCCGTACGCCGATGAGCCGTTCGGTCCGCTGCCGTACGACGAGGCGATGACCGTGACGACGGCGGACGGGGTGGAACTGTACGTCGAGATCGTCGAGCCGGCCGACGGCGTGACGGTGGACCTCGGCGGCGACAGCGAGCCGGAGGCGACGCTGATCTTCGTCCACGGCTTCTGCCTGGACATGGGCACCTTCCACATGCAGCGCCGCTACCTCGATCCTGGCGACTATCGGATGGTCTTCTACGACCAGCCCGGACACGGCCGGTCCGGCCGCCTGGAGGACGGGGAGTACGAGCTGCCCGCCCTCGGCGAGGCGCTCCGCGACGTCATCCAGCAGACCACGCCGACCGGCCCCATTGTCCTCATCGGACATTCGATGGGCGGCATGACGATCATGGCCTGTGCCGAGCTGTTCCCGGAACTGTTCGCCGACCGGGTCGCCGGAGTCGCCCTCATCTCCACCAGCGGCGGCAAGTCCGAGAGCGGCAAGCTGGGCGGCATCCCGGAGATGATCGCCGGAGCCGGGCCGGTGCTCGGGGTGGTCTCGGGCGCGACCAGATACAGCGGGCGCATGATCGACCGCGCCCGCCATGCCTCCAGCGACCTCGCGTGGCTGCTCACCCGGCGGTACGGATTCGGCGCGAAGCGGCCCAGCCCGGCCCTTGTCTCCTATGTGGAGCAGATGAACTCCGGCACGCCGATGGACACGGTCACCCGCTACCTGCGTACGCTCTACAGCCACGCGCGCTACCCGGCGCTGGCCGCCATCCGGGACAAGCCGGTGCTGGTGATCTGTGGCGAGAAGGATCCGATCCTGCCGGTGACGCACTCGGAGGAGATCGTCCGGCACCTGCCCGACGCCGAGCTGGTCGTCGTGCCCGACTCGGGCCACGTCGTTCTGTTGGAGCACGCCGACGAGGTGAACGCGGCGTTGCAGGGCTTCCTCGATAAGGTGATCGGGTGAGTTCGGTGACATCGCCCATCAAGCTGCGGAAGGTTGAGGACACGCACGCGTACGGCGCGGAGTTGGCCCGCCTGCTGCACGCCGGCGACCTCGTGATCCTGACCGGCCCGCTCGGCGCGGGCAAGACCGCCCTGGCCCAAGGCATCGGTGCGGGACTGCGCGTCATCGGCGACGTGACCTCGCCGACCTTCGTCATCGCCCGGGTCCATCGCCCGGACGTGCACGCGGGCGGGACGGTGCCGATGGTCCACGTCGACGCGTACCGGCTGGGGATGGTCCGCGATCCGCGCGCCGAAGTGGACGACCTCGACCTCGACGCCGACATCGACGACTCGGTGACCCTCGTCGAGTGGGGCGAGGGCATGGTCGAGCAGCTGGCCGAGGCGTACCTCGAGGTGCGGATCACCCGGCACGACGACGACACCCGCGAGGTCGAGCTGATCGGCCACGACGGCGACTGGGCCGCTCGCCTCAGCTCCTAGCCCGTCCGCCCCATGGGCACCAGATCAGGGATATGCCTGCGATTTCGGCCGCCGGAAGCACGCGTAACCGTGATCCGCAGCAAACACCGTCAGCGGTCAGCGATCGACAGGTGTGAAGTCCCAGCTGTGCGCCGACCGGGCCACGAGGTCGCGCGGCGGGTCAGGCAGCGGCGTGGGCTCGCCCCGCCACCGGGACATGACGACGATCCGGCCGTCGGCCGAGGAGAAGATCTCGGTCGACACGTGCAACGGCTGGATCTCCAGTCCGGGTACGGCGATGTCGCACACCCAGCTGAGCAGTTCCGGGAAGTGGTGGGGGTACGCCCGGATCTCCCACATGCGCACGATCACGCCTGGCAACGTAGCAGTCATGCGACCACCAACGTGAGCGGCATTGCGGAATCGGCTGGAAGGTCGAGGCGGCTGGGCGCGATTCCCGAGGCCACGAGGTGTGAGCCGAGGGCGGCGACCATCGCGCCGTTGTCGGTGCACAACTTCGGCCGCGGTACGCGTACCGAGATCCCGTATGGGGCGGCCCGTTCTTCGGCGAGCACCCGAAGCCGCGAGTTGGCCGCGACGCCACCTCCGATGACCAGCGTCTCCACGCCGTTGGCCCGGCAGGCGTCGATCGCCTTGTTCGTCAGCACGTCGCAGACGGCCTCCTGGAACGAGGCCGCGACGTCGGCGACCGGCACCGGCTCGCCGGACTTCTCCCGGGCTTCGACCCAGCGGGCGACGGCCGTCTTGAGTCCGGAGAACGAGAAGTCGAAGCGGTGCGTCGCAAGGTCCTTCGCCGCCGTCAGGCCACGCGGGAAGGTGATCGACACGCCGTCGCCGTCGCGGGCGGCCTTGTCGATCCACGGTCCACCGGGGAACGGGAGCCCGAGCAGGCGGGCCACCTTGTCGAAGGCCTCACCGGCGGCGTCGTCGATGGTGGCGCCCAACGGGGTGACCCCGCGCGCCAGGTCGTTGACCATCAGCAGCGACGAGTGGCCGCCGGAGACGAGCAGGGCGATCGCGGGCTCCGGCAGCGGCCCGTGTTCCAGGGTGTCCACGGCGACGTGGGCGGCGAGGTGGTTCACGCCGTAGATCGGCTTCTCGGCGGCCAGCGCGTACCCCTTCGCGGCGGCGACGCCGACTAGGAGTGCTCCGGCCAGGCCCGGCCCGGCGGTCACCGCGATCGCGTCGACGTCGGCCAGGGTCACGCCGGCCTGGTCCAGCGCCCGTTCCATGGTGGGGATCATCGCCTCCAGGTGGGCGCGGCTGGCCACCTCGGGCACCACCCCGCCGAACCGCGCGTGTTCGTCCACACTGGACGCCAGCGCCTCGCCGAGCAGCGTATGCCCCCGGACGATGCCGACGCCGGTCTCGTCGCAGCTCGTCTCGATGCCCAGGACCAGCGGCTCTGACTTCACGGGGACCCCTCCAGGGCTGTCACGGTTCGATCCGGCGCATGACCCACGCGTCGGTGTTGCTCGGCTGGTAGTACCCCTTGCGGACGCCCACCGTCTCGAAACCGAAGTCGGTGTAGAGCGCCTGCGCGGGCTTGTTGTCGGCGGCGACCTCCAGCAGGGTCTGCTCCACCCCGGCTCGGCTCGCCACGTCGAGCAGCGCGGCGACCAAGGCCCGGCCGATCCCGCGACGCTGGGCGTCGCGACGGACGGCGACGTTGTTGATCCAAGCCTCGTCCGGTGGGCTCAACGCCAGCCCTGCATAGCCCAGGACCGCGCCGCCCTCGGTGGCGGCCAGGTAGAGGTGGCCGTTGGCAAGCTCGTTCCAGAACATGCCGGCCGTCCACGCCTCGGCTCCGAAGAGGTCCGCCTCGATCGGCAGCAGGTCGGCGATCTGCCACCAGCGCAGCCGCCCCAACACGAAAGTCACGACACCCTCTTGGGGGCTCCCGGCTCGACCGCGTCCGGACGGCGCAGGTAGAGCGGGGTAAGCCGCTCGGACGGCGCGTTCTCCCGGACGCGCGCGGCGGCGAGCCGGGCCAGCCACTCGGCCGAGGGATAGTCCGGCGCCTCCGGGCTGACGGCGAGGCCGAGCTGGTCGGCATACTTCCGGGCGCCTTCGCCGACGGCGTGGTCGGCGACCGTCTGGGCGACGTCGGCGGGCTTGGCGACGTGGGGACCGTCGATGCGCTCCCCGTCCGAGTACGCCGCCCAGTAGACCTCGCGCCGCCGGGCGTCCGTCGCGACCAGGGCGGTGCCGGAGGTCGTGGCACCCAGCCCGTCGAGGCTGCACACGGCGTACGTCGGGATGCCGAGCGCCTCGCCGATGGAGGCCGCCGTCATCAAACCCACCCGCAGCCCGGTGAACGGGCCGGGCCCGACGCCGGCCACGATCGCGGTCAGCTCCCGGGGCTTGACCCCGGACTCGGCGAGGGCGGCGTCGATCTGCGGGGCCAGGAGTTCGCCGTGCTTCTTGCCGTCGACTGTCACCCGTTCGGCTCGAATAACGACGTCCGTGGGCGTGACTTCGGCCACCGCGGCCGTGATGGCGGGGGTGGCGGTGTCGACAACGAGGACAAGCACGACGAACAGCCTATCCGGGCACCCGGTCCGAGGCGAAAACCGGTTGCCGCGCGGCGGGCCGATCTCGTAATGTCCGCGCTGTGCGCCGCCCCTTACGCAAACCCCTCCCCGAACCTGAACCCGGCCGTCCCGACAGCCGGTCGCCGGCGCACTACCTGTTCTGGCTCTGGCGCAAGCAGTGGCCGACGATGGCCGTCGGGATGTCGCTCGGCATCATCTGGATGGTCGCGATGGCCCTCGGCCCGGCCGCCATCGGCCGCGCCATCGACGCCCCGGACTTCGCCGGCCTACTGCGGTGGGCCGGCGTTTTCGTGCTGCTCAGCGCCATCACCGCGTGGGCGAACATCATGCGGCACCGGTTCGCGGTCTACAACTGGCTGCGGGCCGCGTACCGGACGATCCAGCTGACCGTCGACTCGGCCAACCGCCTCGGCGCCACGCTGCCCAAGCGCATCGCCACCGGTGAGGTCGTCAGCATCGGAAACTCCGACGTCAGCCACATCGGCGGCGCGCTCGACATCATGCTGCGGGGCTCGGGCGCGGTCGTCGCGATCGTGGTGGTCTCGATCATCCTGCTGACGACGTCGTTCCAGCTGGGGCTGGTCGTGCTGATCGGCGTACCGCTGATGATGTCGGCGGTCGCGCTGCTGATCCGGCCGCTGCACACGCGGCAGGCGGCGTACCGGGAGCAGCAGGGCAAGCTGATCAGCCGGGCCGGGGACATCGTCGCGGGCCTGCGGGTGCTGCGGGGCGTCGGCGGCGAGTCCGTGTTCGCCGCCGGCTATCGGGACCAGTCGCAGAAACTGCGGACCGAGGGCGTCCGGGTGGGCAAGGTCGACGCGCTGCTCGAAGCCGCGCAGGTGCTGCTGCCCGGTCTGTTCGTCGCGCTGGTCACCTGGCTCGGGGCCCGGTTCGCGCTCGCCGGCGACATCCAGGTGGGCCAGCTGTTCAGCTTCTACGGGTACGCCGCGTTCCTGCTGGTGCCGCTGCGGACGATCGTCGAACTGGTCGACAAGGTCACCCGGGGGCTCGTGGCCGCCCGGCGCATGGTCTACCTCCTGCAGATGCAGCCGGAGATCGAGGAGCCCAGGGCGCTCGACCGGGCCATGCCGCCGACGAGCGCCGTCGACCTCCACGATCCGGAATCGGGCGTCACGATCGAGGCCGGCCGGTTCGCCGCGATCGCCAGCGCCAAACCCGAGGACGCCGTCGTCGTCGTGGACCGCCTCGGCCGCTACGCCGACAGCTCGGTCACTGCTGACGGCGTACCACTGGAGGACATGGCCAAGCGCGCGATCCGCGAGGTCATCCTCGTGGGTGACAACGACGCGCGATTGTTCAGCGGTGAGTTGCGCGCGGAACTGGACCCGAAGGCCGGCGGCCCGCGGGCGGCGACGGACGACGAGATTCGCGCGGCGCTGACGGCGGCGAGCGCGACCGACATCGTCGACGCGCTGCCCACGGGCCTGGACAGCTTCGTGGCCGAGCGCGGCCGGGAGTTCTCCGGCGGTCAGCAGCAGCGTCTGCGGCTGGCCCGCGCGCTGCTCGCCGACCCGCCGATGCTGCTGCTGGTGGAGCCGACCAGCGCGGTCGACGCGCACACCGAGGCGCGCGTCGCCGCCCGGATCGGGCCCTATCGCGCCGGGCGTGGCCTGCGCTCGACGGTGGTCGCGAGCACCAGCCCGCTGGTCCTCGACCGCGCCGACAAGGTGATCTACCTCGAGGACGGCAAGGTCGTCGCCGAGGGTACGCATCGTGAGCTGCTGCGGACCGAACCGCGCTATCGGGCCGTCGTGACCCGGGGAGAGGACGCCTGATGAGCCGGGAGATCCTGCCGATCGCCACAGGGCCGGTCGTCCGGGCCTACGCGCTGCGCCTGTTGCGCGAGCACCGGTCGGCGTTGGGGCTGGTCGTGCTCTTGCATGCGCTGGCAGCCGTCGCCGGGTTGTTCGCGCCCGCGCTGCTCGGCTCGCTCATCGACACCGTCGCCGATCACGGCACGCGGGGACGGGTCGATCTGCTGGCCCTGGCCATCGTGCTGGCGGTGCTGGCGAACGCGGTGTTCATCCGGTTCGCCGTCTACGCCGCGGCCCGCTTCGGCGAACGCATGCTCGCCGACATCCGCGAGGAGTTCGTCGACGGGGTGCTCGGCGTACCGCTGTCGACTGTGGAGCGTGCCGGCACCGGCGACCTGATGACCCGGGCGTCTCGGGACGTCGGCTCGCTCAACCACAGCGTGCGCCGGGGCGTGCCGGAACTCTTCGTCGCCGTCGTGACCGCCGTCCTGTCCGCT
This genomic interval carries:
- the glmS gene encoding glutamine--fructose-6-phosphate transaminase (isomerizing), which gives rise to MCGIVGYAGARPALEIVLDGLRRLEYRGYDSAGVAILSAAEIAVAKRAGKLANLDRVLAEVEDARIAAGTVGIGHTRWATHGGPTDRNAHPHLSADGRVAVIHNGIIENFALLRAELEAQGIEFQSETDTECVAHLLAFELAVVPEKGAAALAEAMRRVCRRLEGAFTLLAVDREAPDAVVGARRNSPLVVGVGQGENFLASDVSAFIAHTRDALELGQDQVVLITTEGVEVTDFEGKPAEARPYHVDWDARAAEKGGHDWFMEKEILEQPQAVHDTLLGRLSETGSILLDEVRLTDQDLRDVDKIFVVACGTAYHAGMVAKYAIEHWTRIPCEVELASEFRYRDPVLDRSTLVIAISQSGETMDTLMALRHAKEQKARVLAICNTNGSTIPRESDAVLYTHGGPEIAVASTKAFLTQLAACYLVGLHLAQVRGIKYADEVASVVEQLRAMPEAIATVLADLDGMRTLARDLSTRNTVLFIGRHVGYPVALEGALKLKELAYMHAEGFAAGELKHGPIALIDEGTPVVCVVPSPAGRGVLHDKIVSNIQEVRARGARTIVIAEEGDDAVVPYADHVIRVPRTPTLLAPFVTTVPLQVLACEIATARGHDVDQPRNLAKSVTVE
- a CDS encoding alpha/beta hydrolase, with the protein product MIIGYAQLCAADVEAWHAGATAFRRLAQQVEERVAEFDTAAAGLRQDWRGTAADAATVAVADLRELTAACRVPIERTERLLAEHADRVAAARRALLAARTPEAAALAVHAARQSDERTAAALAQLTASMSPPCPPAGPVAVREWWRGLSRTQRELLLLQSPERIGGLDGVPAADRDRANREVLRRERERLSALLASLAGDRHAARERDRVERTLAGLATLADRLARPGAYLLGLDTTGDGRAIVALGDPDRSKNVLTYVPGMGVRLDGQLGTSLDRTAAMAEAATTADPSASTAAILWLGYDTPNSLFEGASADAAHDARAALHDFQDGLAATHQGDLGEQSVVGHSYGALVVGETVRDLGLRADDLVFLGAPGVGVEHAADLHVDPAMVWAASADNDIVGLAAPSIRQFWVEQVWPRYMGDPMPDLWHGHNPADDRFGGRVFEAADNANPISAHLAYWDRGNPALDNVGRIAAGRESEVSSPPPPES
- a CDS encoding holo-ACP synthase, whose product is MIVSVGNDVVLVERFRAALERTPHLAQRVFTEAERITRSGHERSAESLAARFAAKEAVAKALGAPQGLHWHDCEVAVDEAGRPWLVVSGTVAQAAAGLGIQRWHLSLSHDGGIASAVVIAERDA
- a CDS encoding NAD(P)H-hydrate dehydratase, which gives rise to MRAAWRVADVRAAEKALMATLPPGTLMARAAAGLARRCAITLRSRGRLYGSRVLLLVGTGDNGGDALYAGATLAGQGVAVSAWLTDARRAHVGGLQTFLAAGGRVVTEWPSEVDLVVDGMLGIGATGALRGAALDAATRLAGTTAPVIAVDVPSGVAVDTGDLPGPAVRADVTVTFGVLKPALVVGPAAPLAGQVELVDLGLTMTAAPAVRLAEQADIEKWWPHPDSESDKYSRGVVGLATGSASYPGAALLSTAGALAGPTGMVRYAGSAHSIVATLHPSVVVAPRVSDAGRVQAWVCGSGLSTDQRAREELRAVLAAPLPAVLDADAITMLVDGTHANELRARTAPTVLTPHDGEFKRLAGSAPGEDRVGSALTLAAWTRSVVLLKGDRTIVASPDGESWVNPTGTPSLATAGSGDVLGGLLGSLLAAGLTPVRAAVAAAYLHGLAGRAAAESGSVTSADIATALRTVVPR
- the alr gene encoding alanine racemase, translating into MWQAEAVVDLAAIRANVELLKAKTSAEVMAVVKADGYGHGAVHSARAALAGGATWLGVRSLPEALELRAAGLTAPILAWLLPPGTPLREGVLADVDLSVSSVGQLAELADEVRRIDRVARVHLKIDTGLHRNGAPPDVWPKLVEAAAQAQADGVLEIVGVWSHLACADELGDPSIDRQLQVFHDALATAELAGVAPRLRHIANSAATLTRPDTHFDLVRPGVAVYGLSPIAGETFGLRPAMTVRAPIALVKRVPAGEGVSYGHTYVTARETTLCLIPIGYADGVPRHASSSGPVWVNGRRFEIAGRVCMDQFVLDCDDALVTAGDEAILFGPGDDGEPTADDWAATVGTINYEIVTRFGRSGVPRRYRG
- a CDS encoding alpha/beta fold hydrolase — translated: MARWGIVGALAGVAAAGVAAGVAAERALVGRTRKNSEDPYADEPFGPLPYDEAMTVTTADGVELYVEIVEPADGVTVDLGGDSEPEATLIFVHGFCLDMGTFHMQRRYLDPGDYRMVFYDQPGHGRSGRLEDGEYELPALGEALRDVIQQTTPTGPIVLIGHSMGGMTIMACAELFPELFADRVAGVALISTSGGKSESGKLGGIPEMIAGAGPVLGVVSGATRYSGRMIDRARHASSDLAWLLTRRYGFGAKRPSPALVSYVEQMNSGTPMDTVTRYLRTLYSHARYPALAAIRDKPVLVICGEKDPILPVTHSEEIVRHLPDAELVVVPDSGHVVLLEHADEVNAALQGFLDKVIG
- the tsaE gene encoding tRNA (adenosine(37)-N6)-threonylcarbamoyltransferase complex ATPase subunit type 1 TsaE — encoded protein: MSSVTSPIKLRKVEDTHAYGAELARLLHAGDLVILTGPLGAGKTALAQGIGAGLRVIGDVTSPTFVIARVHRPDVHAGGTVPMVHVDAYRLGMVRDPRAEVDDLDLDADIDDSVTLVEWGEGMVEQLAEAYLEVRITRHDDDTREVELIGHDGDWAARLSS
- the tsaD gene encoding tRNA (adenosine(37)-N6)-threonylcarbamoyltransferase complex transferase subunit TsaD, which codes for MKSEPLVLGIETSCDETGVGIVRGHTLLGEALASSVDEHARFGGVVPEVASRAHLEAMIPTMERALDQAGVTLADVDAIAVTAGPGLAGALLVGVAAAKGYALAAEKPIYGVNHLAAHVAVDTLEHGPLPEPAIALLVSGGHSSLLMVNDLARGVTPLGATIDDAAGEAFDKVARLLGLPFPGGPWIDKAARDGDGVSITFPRGLTAAKDLATHRFDFSFSGLKTAVARWVEAREKSGEPVPVADVAASFQEAVCDVLTNKAIDACRANGVETLVIGGGVAANSRLRVLAEERAAPYGISVRVPRPKLCTDNGAMVAALGSHLVASGIAPSRLDLPADSAMPLTLVVA